The window GAATGCGGCGCAGGACTTCGCCGCTGGCAAAGTCGATCTCGGCGATAGTGTCTGTCGCAGTTTCGGCGGCGTAGAGGCGGCTGCCATCCTCGCTGAAGACCAGCGTTACCTGCACCGCATCACTGCTTCCCGATACGGGGATTGTTCGCACGACTTCATCCGTGGCGGTGTCGATCACCGTCAGGTCTCCGCTGCCGTAATTGCTACTCACCACGAAATCGCCCGAGGGGTGCATGGCGAGGCGGATGGGCACTTGGCCGGTCGGTACTTCGGCCTGCACTTCCAGTGTTTCAGCGTCGAGACGGTAAGCAATGCTGTCCACATTCGAGGATACCCACAGCGTCAGGCCATCGGGCGACAGGGCCAGAGCTTCGATCTGATCGCCGATACGACGACGCAGCACCTCTTGGCGCATATTCAGATCGTAGCGAACAACTTCGCCGGTCGGGATAATGGTGCCGAATCCCAAACCGCGCTCTTGATCTACGGCAATCATGTGCGGTCCGGGTCCCCCACCTCCGATTTCAATCGGCCTCGGCTCGTCGGTTTCCATCGTCTCAACAATATAGAGCGAGCCACGACCTTCTGCCCCGGCGACAACATTGAAGTTCTCGAGCCAGAGCGCACTATGTACCCGCGCTTGTTCGCCTAGCGGAATGTCGGCGATTTGGCGTAGGTCTTCGGTCGCGTAAATCTCGACGGAGCGCCCGGAGTAACACGCTACCATTACCAGCGCGTCATCCGGCGAAACCGTCAGCTCGTGCGGATTCTCGCAGGTATCCGCCCGGTGCGTTTCTTCGCCTGTGGCAAGGTCGATGCGCGAAAGGCTCGCCCCGCGCTTGTTCGCGACGAACAATGTGCCATCACTGCCGTGCGCCGGAGTGACCGGTCCGGGAATGTCCGCAGTCGGTGCGCAGCCAACCAGAAGTACAGCTAGCGAAATTCCGGATAGTTTTGCGAACATGCCGTCCCCCCAGAAGCGTCTAGAAGGTGGGATTGTGCCCTATCACTCTTCCAAAAGGAAGCGGGCGATTTCTTCGCCGAGTTCTGGCTTCAGGACGCAGCTCATATGGGTGCCCGGAATCGTCTCGACACGCGCGTCGGGAAGCGCTTCGGCCAATCGCTCGGGCGAGCCATTGTCTCGATCATCCTCGCCGATCAGCACCAGCGTCGGCATGGTGATTTTCGCGAGTTCAGCCTCATTGATGTTGTCCACGCCGTTCACCAGCAAATGTCGCGCGGCGACAGGATCGATGCCCTGCGTTTTCATGAAACTTTTCGCAATGAAGCGCGGGTCGCCATGTTTGATCTCGTCGAAATGGTCGATCATGTCGATGAAGAATGCGGTGCGCTTCTGCCAATTGGTCAGGCCTTCCAGCCCCATGCCCGTGACGATCAGCCGCCGCGGAGTAAGCCCCGCGATAACCGCGCTGATTGCCGTGCGAGAGCCAAGCGAGAACCCGACAAGATCGTAATCCACCAGTCCCAGCTGCTCGACGACGCTGAATGCATCCTTCACCAGCACGCCTGACGGATAGGCGGAAGCATCCGTCGGCGCATCGCTGTGCCCGTGCACACGCCAGTCCGGCATGATCGCCTCAAAGCCCTGCTCCGCCAGATGCGCAGCGTGACCGTATTTGATCCAGTTGACGTTCGCATCCGAGAACAGGCCGTGCAGCAGCAGGACAGGCCGTCCTTCTCCCATACGGTGCACCGCCATGCGCGTGCCGTCGAAGCTCTCGATGAATTGCGTGTTCAGTTCGGTCATCAGCGGGCGATGCAGTTTTCACCTGCGTAGAGCGCGCGCACTTCATCATCCACGAAGACACCGCCGATGGAATTTTCTGGATCGGTGCCAATCATGAATTCGCCATCGATGGTGCTGTCTTCCATCATGCTCACCTGCGGGTCGGCAAGCATTTCCTCGCGGCTCAATTCGGGCACATAGGGCGCGTTGGCGGTGTAGCCGACAAACTGGTCATCGCGGAAGTTGAGCGTCAGCCCTTCAAACGAAGTCGAGGTCAGGCCGCAATCATTCTCACTGTTTTCGCCCACTACGTCGCCAACGATATTGGCAAGCGTCGTTTCGGTCGCTTCGCGCATCGAGCCGAACGGCACTTCAAGCTGCTCAAACCCGGCCTGCGGGGGAATGATGATGCCGGTAGCCTGAAGATCGAGCGTCGCATTTTCCAGCGGCTCCGGTCCCTCCGGCGCGAGTGCTTCGCCATCACCACCGGGCGCATCTCCGTTGCACGCGGCAAGCATCAGCGGAAGGGCGAGAAGAGCGAAGTGGCGCATGGCAATTATCCCTTTTGCAAATGGCGACGGCCGAGCAGTTCTGCGATCTGCACGGCGTTCAATGCCGCACCTTTACGCAAATTGTCGGAAACGCACCACAGGACAAGACCGTTATCGACGGTCGGGTCTTCACGCACGCGGCTGACATAGGTTGCGCCATCGCCAGCGGCTTCGACCGGGGTCACGTATCCGCCGTCTTCGCGCTTATCGACGAGCATGATGCCCGGCGCTTCCCGCAGGATGTCCTGCGCCGCCTCTGCCGAAAGCTCTTCCTCGAATTCGATATTCACCGCTTCGGAATGGCCGACGAAGACGGGCACGCGCACGCAAGTTGCGTTCAGCTTGATCTTCGGGTCGAGGATCTTCTTGGTCTCGACCACCATTTTCCATTCTTCCTTGGTGGCGCCATCATCCATGAACACATCGATGTGCGGGATGACGTTGAAGGCGATCTGCTTGGTGAACTTGGCAGGCTCCACCTGGTCGCCCACGAAGATTGCGCGGCTCTGCTCAAACAGCTCGTCCATGCCCTGCTTGCCCGCGCCCGAAACCGACTGGTAGGTCGACACGACCACGCGCTTGATCTTGGCCGCCTTATGCAGCGGGGCGAGCGCCACAACCAGCTGCGCGGTCGAGCAGTTGGGATTGGCGATGATGTTCTTCGCTGTGTAGCCATCGATCGCATCGGGGTTCACCTCCGGCACGATCAGCGGCACATCGGGATCCATGCGATAGAGCGAGGAATTGTCGATCACCACGCAGCCCGCAGCCGCTGCCTTGGGCGCATAGGTCTTGGTCGCTTCGCTACCGCAGGCGAACAGAGCCATATCCCAGCCGGAAAAGTCGAAATGCTCGAGGTTCTTGCATTTGACCATTTTGCCGCTGTCGCCGACTTCCACTTCCATGCCGGTCGAGCGGCCCGATGCCACTGCCGCCACTTCATCCATCGGGAATTCGCGCTCTGCCAGGATGGCGAGCATTTCGCGCCCGACATTTCCCGTCGCGCCGACAACTGCAACCCGGTAACCCATGATAATCTTGCTCCGTCAAATACTGTGCCTGCTGCCTAGCGACTGTGTTCGCAGGTGCAACAGCAAAGGTGTTTTCGTGCCGTGAAGCTAATCTACTTCGGGACAGGCAATTTGTCGGCAATTGCCAATCCGATTTCAGATGCTAGGCTTCGTCTTCAATTCAGGGGCATCAAGGGGGCTTCATGCGTAAATCACTGACAACAATCGTTTTGGCGGCAGGCCTTGCCGCTATTTCCGCACCGGCAGCGGCGCAAGCCGTGCCGACATCGCTACGCCTGCTGGTGGAGGATACGACCGCCACATCCAACGCATGCGGCGTCACCAGCCAGCGCCTGATGCAGGAGCTGCGCACGAACCTTCGCACGCACGGCATTCGCGAGGCCGCGAGCGACGATTTCAACGCGCCTATCCTCTATGCGCGCACCAATGTGGATGAGAACCAGGACCTGTGCTTCGGCAGCATCGAAGTGCGCATCCAGACCTATGACTACATGCCGATCCTGACGACGCCCAACCGGCTGTTCGGATCGCTGGTCTATTGCAATTCGGCCGAGGTATTCTCGGAGCCGGACCGTATTTCGGCATTCACCGAGATCGTGCGCGATCACGTGCGGCTCTGCCTCGACGATGTGCGCGGCCGGGCGGAAACCAATACGGGCGGACCAGTTCGCAGCGACAAATAATCCGCAGCGATACATAAAACGAAAGGGGCGGCTTCCCGATCAGGAAACCGCCCCTTGTTTGACTCGCTTTGAGAGAGTGGCTTACTTGGCCACGTTCTCCCGGCGCTCGGCGATACGGGCGCTCTTACCGGTACGGCCACGCAGATAGTACAGCTTGGCGCGACGCACGATACCGCGGCGAACCACGGTGATGTTGTCGACGATCGGCGAGTACAGCGGGAACACACGTTCCACGCCTTCGCCGAAGCTGATCTTGCGCACGGTGAAGTTGCTGCCCATGCCGCGGTTGGAGCGGGCGATGCACACGCCTTCGAAATTCTGAACGCGTTCGCGGTTGCCTTCCTTCACCTTCACGCCGACACGCAGGGTATCGCCGGGGCGGAAGTCCGGAACGTCCTTGCCGAGAGCTTCAATGGCTTCGGCTTCTAGAGTCTGGATCAGGTTCACTGGTCCGTTTCCTTCTTTTTCCGCTGCACGCCAGAGGCAGGCTGGACCGGAGCGCCACCATGGCGTTCCCATAAATCCGGCCTGCGTAACCGAGTATCGTCTTCCGCGCGGTCTTTCCTCCACGCGGCGATTTTCGCATGATCCCCCGATCGCAGCACTTCAGGGATCGTGCGCCCCTCCCATTCCTGAGGTCGGGTATATTGCGGGTATTCGAGCAAACCGTCCTCGAACGATTCCTCAGTCCCACTAGAAGCCGCGCCCATTACCCCCGGAAGCAGCCGAATGCAAGCATCGAGTATGGCGAGCGCAGCAGGTTCTCCGCCGGAGAGCACGATGTCCGCAAGGCTGACCTGCTCGATCTCTGGGCGCGCTTCGAACACGCGCTCGTCGAACCCTTCGAACCGGCCGCACAGCATGATGACACCAGGGCCGCTGGCGATCTCGCGAATGCGTTGTTGCGTGATCGGCTTCCCGCGCGGCGTCATGGCGAGGATCGGCGTTTTCGGCTGGCGCGCAATGGCATGATCGACCGCCGCGCCAAGGA is drawn from Aurantiacibacter sp. MUD61 and contains these coding sequences:
- a CDS encoding beta-propeller fold lactonase family protein gives rise to the protein MFAKLSGISLAVLLVGCAPTADIPGPVTPAHGSDGTLFVANKRGASLSRIDLATGEETHRADTCENPHELTVSPDDALVMVACYSGRSVEIYATEDLRQIADIPLGEQARVHSALWLENFNVVAGAEGRGSLYIVETMETDEPRPIEIGGGGPGPHMIAVDQERGLGFGTIIPTGEVVRYDLNMRQEVLRRRIGDQIEALALSPDGLTLWVSSNVDSIAYRLDAETLEVQAEVPTGQVPIRLAMHPSGDFVVSSNYGSGDLTVIDTATDEVVRTIPVSGSSDAVQVTLVFSEDGSRLYAAETATDTIAEIDFASGEVLRRIRTGPGGDGLAVID
- a CDS encoding alpha/beta fold hydrolase, translated to MTELNTQFIESFDGTRMAVHRMGEGRPVLLLHGLFSDANVNWIKYGHAAHLAEQGFEAIMPDWRVHGHSDAPTDASAYPSGVLVKDAFSVVEQLGLVDYDLVGFSLGSRTAISAVIAGLTPRRLIVTGMGLEGLTNWQKRTAFFIDMIDHFDEIKHGDPRFIAKSFMKTQGIDPVAARHLLVNGVDNINEAELAKITMPTLVLIGEDDRDNGSPERLAEALPDARVETIPGTHMSCVLKPELGEEIARFLLEE
- a CDS encoding aspartate-semialdehyde dehydrogenase → MGYRVAVVGATGNVGREMLAILAEREFPMDEVAAVASGRSTGMEVEVGDSGKMVKCKNLEHFDFSGWDMALFACGSEATKTYAPKAAAAGCVVIDNSSLYRMDPDVPLIVPEVNPDAIDGYTAKNIIANPNCSTAQLVVALAPLHKAAKIKRVVVSTYQSVSGAGKQGMDELFEQSRAIFVGDQVEPAKFTKQIAFNVIPHIDVFMDDGATKEEWKMVVETKKILDPKIKLNATCVRVPVFVGHSEAVNIEFEEELSAEAAQDILREAPGIMLVDKREDGGYVTPVEAAGDGATYVSRVREDPTVDNGLVLWCVSDNLRKGAALNAVQIAELLGRRHLQKG
- the rplS gene encoding 50S ribosomal protein L19, which encodes MNLIQTLEAEAIEALGKDVPDFRPGDTLRVGVKVKEGNRERVQNFEGVCIARSNRGMGSNFTVRKISFGEGVERVFPLYSPIVDNITVVRRGIVRRAKLYYLRGRTGKSARIAERRENVAK
- the trmD gene encoding tRNA (guanosine(37)-N1)-methyltransferase TrmD codes for the protein MTFAATILTLYPEMFPGPLRISLAGRALEEQKWSCDTIQIRDFATDKHRTVDDTPAGGGAGMVLKADVLGAAVDHAIARQPKTPILAMTPRGKPITQQRIREIASGPGVIMLCGRFEGFDERVFEARPEIEQVSLADIVLSGGEPAALAILDACIRLLPGVMGAASSGTEESFEDGLLEYPQYTRPQEWEGRTIPEVLRSGDHAKIAAWRKDRAEDDTRLRRPDLWERHGGAPVQPASGVQRKKKETDQ